The Deltaproteobacteria bacterium genome includes a region encoding these proteins:
- a CDS encoding DUF4398 domain-containing protein: MPMTFRAAGAALLLVAVAATGCGAAELRQPPPTARERANAERAAAVESARASFLAAKAAGGEYADPYRYYMAKEYLDLAEHELNGGDTKGVIDLAEKSKIHSSALVGKSGGGKK; this comes from the coding sequence ATGCCGATGACCTTTCGCGCGGCGGGAGCGGCGCTCCTGCTCGTGGCCGTGGCCGCGACCGGGTGCGGCGCGGCGGAATTGCGGCAGCCCCCCCCGACCGCGCGCGAACGCGCGAACGCGGAGAGGGCGGCCGCGGTCGAAAGCGCCCGGGCATCGTTCCTGGCGGCGAAGGCGGCCGGTGGGGAGTACGCCGATCCGTATCGGTACTACATGGCGAAGGAGTACCTCGACCTGGCGGAGCACGAACTGAACGGCGGTGACACCAAGGGGGTGATCGACCTCGCGGAGAAATCGAAGATCCATTCGTCCGCGCTGGTCGGGAAATCGGGGGGAGGGAAGAAATGA
- a CDS encoding glycine cleavage system protein H has product MEGFRYIDIFSTKGIEYLIVIGFLAGFLVYSRYLRARRAAAPAGVPAADSVEWFRVPEALHFHQGHSWLRQDGGELATVGWDDFARKMVGKVDAVSLPRVGATLRQGEMGWAVEADGDRIPMVSPVDGVVEAVNRKAASDPGVMLRDPYGEGWLVKVRSPRVRTNARNLLSGRLACQWMENSLAALRAGSGGSLGTVYQDGGLPVDGIARALYGDDWGLEVRNFFLTGDDS; this is encoded by the coding sequence ATGGAAGGTTTCCGCTATATAGACATCTTCTCCACCAAGGGGATCGAGTACCTGATCGTGATCGGGTTTCTGGCCGGGTTCCTCGTGTACTCCCGGTACCTGCGGGCGCGGCGCGCGGCTGCGCCTGCGGGGGTGCCGGCCGCGGACTCCGTCGAATGGTTCCGGGTACCGGAGGCGCTCCACTTCCACCAGGGACACAGCTGGCTCCGGCAGGACGGCGGGGAGCTGGCCACCGTCGGATGGGACGATTTCGCGAGGAAGATGGTGGGGAAAGTGGACGCCGTTTCGCTGCCGCGGGTGGGGGCGACGCTCCGCCAAGGGGAGATGGGGTGGGCGGTGGAGGCCGACGGGGACCGGATCCCGATGGTGTCGCCGGTGGACGGCGTCGTGGAGGCGGTGAACCGGAAGGCCGCGTCGGACCCGGGTGTGATGCTTCGCGACCCGTACGGGGAAGGGTGGCTCGTCAAGGTCCGCTCCCCGAGGGTCCGTACCAACGCGAGGAACCTCCTGAGCGGACGACTCGCCTGCCAGTGGATGGAGAACTCCCTTGCGGCCCTGCGCGCGGGGAGCGGAGGATCCCTGGGGACGGTGTACCAGGACGGAGGGTTGCCGGTGGACGGGATCGCCCGGGCGCTCTACGGCGACGATTGGGGGTTGGAGGTCCGGAACTTCTTCCTGACGGGAGACGATTCGTAG
- the nrfD gene encoding polysulfide reductase NrfD, protein MERNRTLSFPGPRTAHDTGTVKGVARFLLAEMKPKGKILTPFNVVSGIIIAVGLALIVIRFAYGLGSVTNLSQSYPWGIWIGFDVVTGVAFAGGAYTLTFVVHILRFKKYEPIVRATVLNGFLAYVFYAGALLLDLGRPWNVVNPIIGNAFGYSSVLFLVAWHFLLYTLCQFLEVFPAVSEWLHWPRVRRITQAMTTGAVIFGITLSTLHQSGLGALFLMAPAKIHPLWYSTNIPLLFFVSSIFAGLSMVVFESSITNKVFSDQLGPGHHKEHDDIVVGLGKGAVGALFAYIFLKGIDFVHGYQWTYLNSPMGYWYLVEMVGFVIVPTVVLTVAVTRENARLVQAGAVLAGIGVILNRLNVSVIAFKWYEPARYYPSWMEVWVTAAVICLEIWAFRWIVSRMPILREHPDYAGEKKPVREEGVEWKVSAI, encoded by the coding sequence ATGGAGAGGAATAGGACCTTGAGCTTTCCCGGTCCCCGGACGGCGCACGACACCGGGACCGTCAAGGGGGTCGCCCGGTTCCTGCTGGCCGAGATGAAGCCGAAGGGGAAGATCCTGACCCCGTTCAACGTGGTCAGCGGGATCATCATCGCGGTGGGGCTCGCGCTGATCGTCATCCGGTTCGCCTACGGCCTCGGGTCGGTCACCAACCTGTCCCAGAGCTACCCGTGGGGGATCTGGATCGGGTTCGACGTGGTGACCGGCGTGGCGTTCGCCGGCGGGGCGTACACGCTGACCTTCGTCGTCCACATCCTCCGGTTCAAGAAGTACGAGCCGATCGTCCGCGCCACCGTGCTGAACGGATTCCTGGCGTACGTGTTCTACGCGGGCGCGCTCCTGCTCGACCTCGGGCGGCCGTGGAACGTGGTCAACCCGATCATCGGGAACGCCTTCGGCTACAGCTCGGTCCTCTTCCTCGTGGCGTGGCACTTCCTGCTCTACACCCTCTGCCAGTTCCTGGAGGTGTTTCCCGCCGTCAGCGAGTGGCTCCACTGGCCCCGGGTCCGCAGGATCACGCAGGCGATGACCACCGGCGCCGTCATCTTCGGGATCACCCTGTCCACCCTCCACCAGTCGGGGCTCGGGGCGCTCTTCCTGATGGCCCCGGCGAAGATCCACCCGCTCTGGTACTCGACCAACATCCCTCTCCTGTTCTTCGTCTCCAGCATCTTCGCGGGGCTCTCGATGGTCGTGTTCGAGAGCTCCATCACGAACAAGGTGTTCAGCGACCAGCTCGGCCCCGGCCACCACAAGGAGCACGACGACATCGTGGTCGGGCTCGGCAAGGGGGCCGTGGGGGCGCTCTTCGCCTACATCTTCCTCAAGGGGATCGACTTCGTCCACGGGTACCAGTGGACCTATCTGAACAGCCCGATGGGGTACTGGTACCTGGTCGAGATGGTCGGGTTCGTGATCGTCCCCACGGTCGTCCTCACCGTCGCCGTGACGCGGGAGAACGCCCGTCTCGTGCAGGCGGGGGCGGTGCTCGCCGGGATCGGGGTGATCCTCAACCGGCTCAACGTTTCGGTGATCGCCTTCAAGTGGTACGAGCCGGCCCGGTACTACCCCTCGTGGATGGAGGTGTGGGTCACGGCCGCGGTCATCTGCCTGGAGATCTGGGCGTTCCGGTGGATCGTGAGCCGGATGCCGATCCTCCGGGAGCACCCGGACTACGCCGGGGAGAAAAAACCTGTCCGAGAGGAGGGAGTGGAATGGAAGGTTTCCGCTATATAG
- the draG gene encoding ADP-ribosyl-[dinitrogen reductase] hydrolase: MARGGRRPDAETIVRRSRAVLLGGAVGDALGATTEFMKPDRIRETFGVHREIVGGGWLKLVPGQVTDDTDMTLCVARAIAARGGWNVRDIAENFAGWLSGNPADVGATCRRGILGYLETGRTEAPRNERDAGNGGAMRVAPVALYTLGDEERLTRLAIEQARVTHNHPLSDAACVTVGRMIQRAILGTPVRGLLAEAESLAARHPEFRFEGFDGEATGYVPDTLRTVFAAFFSTSGFEECLVKTVNRGDDADTTGAIAGAIAGARYGLSGIPRRWLRALDPRVREELSGLAERLVRMSPLLS; the protein is encoded by the coding sequence ATGGCCCGAGGCGGGAGGCGTCCGGACGCGGAGACGATCGTCCGCCGGTCCCGGGCGGTCCTGCTCGGCGGGGCCGTCGGCGACGCGCTCGGCGCCACCACGGAGTTCATGAAGCCGGACCGGATCCGGGAGACGTTCGGGGTCCACCGGGAGATCGTCGGCGGGGGGTGGCTGAAGCTCGTCCCCGGACAGGTGACCGACGACACGGACATGACCCTGTGCGTCGCGCGGGCCATCGCGGCGCGCGGCGGCTGGAACGTGCGCGACATCGCCGAGAATTTCGCCGGCTGGCTCTCCGGAAACCCCGCGGACGTCGGCGCGACGTGCCGTCGCGGCATCCTCGGATACCTCGAAACGGGGCGGACCGAGGCGCCGCGGAACGAGCGGGATGCGGGGAACGGCGGCGCGATGCGGGTCGCCCCGGTGGCGCTCTACACCCTCGGGGACGAGGAACGCCTCACCCGGCTCGCGATCGAGCAGGCCCGGGTCACCCACAACCATCCGCTCTCGGACGCCGCTTGCGTGACGGTGGGGAGGATGATCCAGCGGGCGATCCTCGGGACGCCCGTGCGGGGGCTCCTCGCGGAGGCGGAGTCGCTGGCCGCCCGCCACCCGGAGTTCCGGTTCGAGGGATTCGACGGCGAGGCGACCGGGTACGTTCCGGACACGCTCCGGACCGTGTTCGCCGCCTTTTTTTCCACAAGCGGGTTCGAGGAGTGCCTGGTGAAGACGGTGAACCGCGGGGACGACGCCGACACCACGGGGGCCATCGCCGGCGCGATCGCCGGCGCGCGGTACGGGCTGTCGGGGATCCCCCGCAGGTGGCTCCGGGCGCTGGACCCCCGGGTCCGCGAGGAGCTGTCCGGTCTCGCGGAACGGCTCGTCCGGATGTCCCCCCTCCTGTCCTAA
- a CDS encoding N-acyl homoserine lactonase, with the protein MASAVLPVNRCDHPPWVIASPRFNRHPLPIEIQGVRRAHRSLFSRLADLADPDERARCFRDYMRVVFRVGAWHKEASRLGRRALRNSYLRVLRGWMLDSSSPEGAVLKGWVESRFGIPPTFHAGPIDGVATGRYFLYLAEWMRGSARSNAVESQLDVLYEFVQDELGRRGDGGPLTLYRGVRDFAEHRVLEELGENRYVVRLNNLSSFSSRLEHAWEFGSRVLVAEVPQGKVFFRSDLLPGILPRREEETLVIGGDYEVAVRSY; encoded by the coding sequence ATGGCATCCGCCGTCCTCCCCGTGAACCGGTGCGACCACCCCCCGTGGGTGATCGCGTCGCCGCGGTTCAACCGCCACCCCCTCCCGATCGAGATCCAGGGAGTTCGTCGCGCGCACCGGTCCCTCTTTTCCCGCCTCGCCGACCTCGCCGATCCCGACGAGCGGGCCCGGTGCTTCCGCGACTACATGCGGGTCGTCTTCCGGGTGGGCGCGTGGCACAAGGAAGCTTCCCGCCTCGGGCGGCGCGCCCTGCGGAACAGTTACCTGCGCGTCCTCCGGGGATGGATGCTCGATTCGAGCTCCCCGGAAGGCGCGGTCCTGAAAGGGTGGGTCGAGAGCCGTTTCGGCATCCCGCCCACGTTCCACGCCGGGCCGATCGACGGCGTCGCGACCGGCCGCTACTTCCTCTACCTCGCCGAATGGATGCGGGGGAGCGCCCGCTCCAACGCGGTGGAGTCGCAGCTCGACGTTCTCTACGAGTTCGTCCAGGACGAGCTCGGAAGGCGGGGAGACGGGGGGCCGCTCACGCTGTATCGCGGCGTCCGCGATTTCGCCGAGCACCGCGTGCTGGAGGAGCTCGGCGAAAACCGGTACGTCGTGCGGCTGAACAACCTGAGCTCGTTTTCCTCGCGCCTGGAGCACGCCTGGGAGTTCGGCAGCCGGGTCCTCGTGGCCGAGGTTCCGCAGGGGAAGGTCTTCTTCCGCTCCGACCTGCTCCCGGGGATTCTCCCCCGGCGGGAGGAGGAGACGCTGGTGATCGGCGGCGACTACGAAGTGGCCGTCCGGAGCTACTGA
- a CDS encoding glycine zipper 2TM domain-containing protein produces MKSWVAGTVALSLLFAGCASMGPKEGAGSVIGGVGGAVIGSQFGGGTGRVVGTAIGAVAGVLIGQEIGKSLDRADQLEMQRTAQYALENNRVDEPRSWRNPDSGNSGTVTPKRTYKTERGQYCREYQQTVLIGGEERQAYGTACRQPDGTWKIVK; encoded by the coding sequence ATGAAATCCTGGGTCGCCGGAACGGTTGCGCTTTCGCTGCTTTTCGCGGGATGCGCCTCGATGGGGCCGAAGGAAGGGGCGGGGTCGGTCATCGGAGGCGTCGGCGGCGCGGTCATCGGGTCCCAGTTCGGGGGGGGAACCGGGCGGGTCGTCGGCACGGCGATCGGTGCCGTCGCCGGAGTGCTGATCGGCCAGGAGATCGGGAAGTCGCTCGACCGGGCGGACCAGCTCGAGATGCAGCGGACCGCCCAGTACGCCCTGGAGAACAACCGGGTGGACGAACCCCGGTCGTGGAGGAACCCCGACAGCGGAAACTCCGGGACCGTCACGCCGAAGCGGACGTACAAGACCGAGCGGGGTCAGTATTGCCGGGAGTACCAGCAGACCGTTCTGATCGGCGGTGAGGAGCGGCAGGCGTACGGAACCGCGTGCCGCCAGCCGGACGGCACCTGGAAGATCGTCAAGTAG